A single window of Panulirus ornatus isolate Po-2019 chromosome 52, ASM3632096v1, whole genome shotgun sequence DNA harbors:
- the LOC139765105 gene encoding ADP-ribosylation factor-like protein 4C, producing the protein MDSWSRRKAGVARAVEGVVKRRKHVVLVGLDGSGKTTVLTRMKYRCYVATTPTIGFNHEKVWGGGYRWSCWDVGGGERLRPLWSSYTRATDGIVFVVDSASPCDMMEEARVELARVLKKSRASSVQLGIPTPPLLVLANFQDQIHARSAQAVAMSLGLGEAMGVVWAVAPVCALTGEGLDDAMATLRTLIDKVRQDARRRDRWR; encoded by the exons ATGGACTCGTGGTCGCGTCGGAAGGCAGGAGTGGCGCGGGCGGTGGAGGGTGTGGTCAAGAGGAGGAAGCACGTGGTCCTCGTGGGTCTGGACGGGTCTGGCAAGACGACAGTCCTCACCAGGATGAAGTACCGCTGCTACGtggccaccacacccaccatcggCTTCAACCATGAGAAG GTCTGGGGAGGTGGTTACCGCTGGTCGTGCTGGGACGTGGGTGGCGGGGAACGACTACGACCGTTGTGGTCGTCGTACACCCGCGCCACGGATGGAATAGTGTTCGTCGTCGACTCTGCCTCTCCCTGTGACATGATGGAGGAAGCGAGGGTCGAGCTGGCCCGAGTCCTCAAG AAATCTCGTGCATCATCGGTCCAGCTGGGCATCCCTACACCACCCTTGCTTGTGCTGGCGAACTTCCAG GATCAGATCCATGCACGCTCTGCCCAGGCTGTGGCCATGAGCCTGGGTCTGGGCGAAGCGATGGGCGTGGTGTGGGCGGTGGCCCCGGTGTGTGCCCTCACAGGGGAGGGCCTGGACGATGCCATGGCCACCCTAAGGACCCTAATCGACAAGGTTCGTCAGGACGCGCGCAGGAGGGACAGATGGCGCTGA